The Macrobrachium nipponense isolate FS-2020 chromosome 1, ASM1510439v2, whole genome shotgun sequence genome includes a window with the following:
- the LOC135218973 gene encoding tigger transposable element-derived protein 1-like: MAPKKRPAPSKASGQEAKRKKTVMKLDKKVETSRYVEEGKSYAAVGHHFKVNESTVRYIKKKENEIRKSVSMTYYGTAKAVSTVRDKTIVKMESALSFWIKDCRKKNVPLDSNIIRQKARQIYQQLSTPTASQGGERISPRTGVQYGRNWPVLEENAVPDVPYEDEAKASGFKAQKDRVILLMCGNAAGFMLKPGLIYKAANPRALKNKNKALLPVFWMHNPKAWITKVLTEYWFHKSFIPQVRQYLADLDINFKVLLIMDNAGGHPLDLYSKGVPAWIPSSQHHLSPPAYGSGVIRALQGTLHRKLPPAP, from the exons ATGGCCCCTAAAAAGCgccctgctccttctaaggcttctggccaaGAAGCTAAAAGAAAGAAGACCGTAATGAAGCTTGACAAGAAGGTGGAAACTTCTCGATATGTTGAGGAGGGAAAAAGTTACGCTGCAGTCGGCCACCATTTCAAAGTGAATGAGAGCACagttagatatataaagaaaaaagaaaatgaaataagaaaaagtgttagTATGACATACTATGGCACCGCAAAGGCTGTGTCCACAGTGAGAGACAAAACCATCgtgaaaatggaatctgcactctcgttctggataaaggactgcaggaagaagaacgtgccccttgactccaacatcatacgccaaaaagcacgacagatctaccagcagctatcaactcCTACTGCTTCACAAGGTG gagaaaggatatcgcccagaacaggtgttcaatatggacgaaactggcctgttctggaagaaaatgccGTCCCGGACGTACCTTATGAGGATGAAGCTAAAGCCTCcggattcaaggcacaaaaggacagggTGATCCTCCTGATGTGCGGGAATGCAGCTGGTttcatgctgaaaccaggcctcatttacaaggctgcaaatcccagggcactcaagaacaagaacaaggcgttactgcccgtcttctggatgcataatcccaaggcctggatcaccaaagttCTGACGGAGTACTGGTTTCACAagagtttcattcctcaagtaaggcaatacctggccgatttggacatcaacttcaaggtcttgctgataatggacaacgctggtggccaccctctcgatctttattCCAAAGGAGTCCCAGCTTGGATTCcttcctcccaacaccacctctctcctccagcctatggatcagGCGTCATCCGTGCCTTGCAAGGCACTCTACACCGGaaactccctccagcaccttga